In Picosynechococcus sp. PCC 7002, the following are encoded in one genomic region:
- a CDS encoding glycosyltransferase family 61 protein, with translation MIYAPTKILDYKNCSDYIQTFSVNLDKNEYLVVSINGGRVFTDRLTNITFISRKYLCPCVSWQYLGTYLSSNGLERKILSDHENFVLNRKILIDCFPTKINSTVISLLTGGAANNNYFHWLFDTLPRIYMVKVAIDKLDDHVKYLIPEDTQPFQRESLEAIGIPSSLRITSKVHRHVCAIKIIATTHPHPNIDEVQSWVVKFLRKSFLKLSANSQKVDLIYISRTDSLHVRKLLNEDYFFKLLKPIGFQIYRLSKLTFSEQVSLFSNAKMIVGVHGAGLANLVFSPSQTVVYELFSTCYQPSMYERLSELVGLDYRKIVCQANENYGSEQKTSFYIAENDIYAIVKSAQKIIGKQK, from the coding sequence ATGATTTATGCTCCGACTAAAATTTTAGACTACAAAAACTGTAGTGATTATATTCAAACATTCTCTGTGAACCTTGATAAAAATGAATATTTAGTTGTAAGTATTAATGGTGGTCGAGTGTTTACAGATCGTCTTACAAATATTACTTTTATTTCACGAAAATACTTGTGTCCCTGTGTATCATGGCAATATTTGGGTACTTATTTGTCAAGTAACGGTTTAGAGAGAAAAATTTTATCAGATCATGAGAACTTCGTTCTCAACAGAAAGATTTTAATTGATTGCTTCCCAACAAAAATAAATAGTACTGTTATTAGTCTACTTACAGGTGGAGCTGCCAACAATAATTATTTTCATTGGCTTTTTGACACTCTACCTAGAATATACATGGTAAAAGTAGCTATTGATAAACTAGATGATCATGTGAAATATTTGATCCCAGAAGACACTCAGCCTTTTCAGCGAGAATCACTCGAAGCAATTGGTATACCTTCGAGTTTACGAATTACAAGTAAGGTACATAGGCATGTTTGTGCAATTAAGATTATTGCTACAACTCATCCTCATCCTAATATTGATGAGGTTCAGTCTTGGGTTGTGAAGTTTCTTAGGAAGTCTTTTCTCAAATTGTCAGCAAATAGTCAGAAAGTAGATTTGATATATATCAGTCGAACTGATAGTCTTCATGTGCGAAAACTTCTAAATGAAGATTATTTCTTTAAACTTCTTAAGCCTATTGGTTTCCAAATTTATAGATTATCTAAGTTAACATTTTCCGAACAAGTTTCTTTGTTTTCTAACGCTAAAATGATAGTTGGAGTTCATGGGGCGGGTCTAGCAAATTTAGTGTTTTCACCAAGTCAGACAGTGGTTTATGAGCTTTTTTCAACGTGTTATCAACCATCAATGTATGAGAGGTTATCTGAACTTGTAGGACTCGACTACCGAAAGATTGTCTGCCAAGCAAATGAAAACTATGGGAGTGAACAAAAAACTAGTTTTTACATAGCAGAAAATGATATATATGCTATTGTTAAATCTGCCCAAAAAATTATAGGAAAGCAAAAATAA